The DNA window AGCGACAAAGTTACTAAGCACCTGCAAGAAACAAATTTGTTAAAAGGTCCTCAAGAAATAGTAGAGTCTTCAAGCAAGAATATTCAACAGGCCAAAATTTCAATCTCTACTCAAGCTTTTTATTTGCCACAGGAGGAAGAATATCATTTATTTCAATTTGGTGAAGTTACACTAGACAACTTCTATGCATATATTATGAAAAAGACTGATGCCAACTTAGAATTTGCTTTTTTACAAAACCAAGGCCTCTATTTGACAGTCTCTGGTAATCCAGATACTGTCAGAAAAGCTCACAAGGAAATTGTTGAATGGTGTCGTGAACAAGATTTGAGTGTGACTCTGATCCCCAAAGAGGAACACTGGTCTTTTCTGGGCCAGACTGGAGATAAAGAACAAGATTTGGAACAAAATGCTGCAAAGAATAACAAGAATAAGTTTTCAAATAAGGAGAAAGCCTGTGTTGATAGTActgacaaaaaacaaataaagaataaGAACTCCAACGGACACTTTGCTACATCTGCCAAAAAACATAAGGGTGTGATACAGAGATTAGATATGGAGAAAGCACTTAGTTCCATGACTTCTGGGCCGTACAGTAATGTAAGTGATGATGTTTACCAGGAAACTGAGGTACACCTCTTAATTCCATTGCCGAATATCAATGAGATGGATATAAAGTTCATTGGAAGAAAGCCTGAAGTGGATCCATCTGAGGATTGTATAAAAGAGATGCTTGATAAGCCCCAAACACAAACTGAATCTGGAGATGTGGTGAAGAAATGCCCTCACGAATTTTCCCCTAGTGTCAAGAAAAGTTTCTTGTACCAAATCTTAGCAGAATTTGAAGACTTAATGGAGACCTCATCCTCAGGAGACACATCAGATTTGGAGACACATGATGGTGAGCCCAGTAGTTCAGGGGATGTATTTAATGAAATTGAGTGGAATACCAAAGATTCTATTATTTCTTCAATCTATGCTCCTTCCTGGCTGCACAAACATATTATTAGTAGTAAGCATCAATATATAGATAAGATATCCGAGAATATGCCAAAGGTTCATAtacattttacagataaagatAATATTATCCTAAAAGGACCACTAGACGATGTAAATTATGCTCAAGAACAGTTTCAGCTCATTGTTAAGGACCTTATGAGAAAATTGGATTATGCCGAGATAAATAGTGACTGCAAATTTCACAAGCACCTTATAGAAAATAGTAATGATAACATAAGCAGAATTTCAGAAAAGCACCAAGTTTCTATCATGATCTCCCCTGAAACTGAAAAGAATAAGTTGATTAGAATTGAGGGTGAATCTATGGATGtccaaaaggccaagaaggaACTTCTGGAATTTGCTGCTAATTCTTCACATGAGCATATCCAATTTATGTCCATCAAACACCACCTTCACAACCTAATTTTTGGGAGAAAACATGAAAGGCTTCATGAAATATGTAAGAAATTTCCAGATGTTATCCTCAGTTTTCCCTACTCCAAAGATAAAAGTGACGTTGTCCAACTGGTAGGGCCAAAACCTGAGTCAGATAAATGTATACAGTATTTGGAGAAAATGTTGAAAGACATTAAAGAAAACAACTATTCCATCACTGTTCCTATCTTGAAAAGGCTTCACAAAAGGATAATTGGAAAAAGAGGTTCAAATATCAAACGAATCTCTGAGATAAGCAACACCACTATTCGTTTTCCATCAGAGAACAGCAACTCAGAAGATTTTGTGATTACTGGATATCCTGAAAATTGTGAAATAGCTCATGAGTGGATTCTTTCTATTCAGAAATATATTGATAACACTACAAAAGAGGAAATTTATATTCCTTCTAGTCTACACAAATCACTTATGAATTCCAAAAAGTCTTTGATTACCCCAATCATGCATGAAGGTGGTAAGTTTGATATATATTTTCCAAGAAGCAACACCAACATTCAAAAAGTCATTATCAAAGGCCCTAAAGAAACTGTGGAAAAGGCCAAGAGGAAACTTCTTTACCtagtagaagaagaaaaagcaaagagtTACTCCATGTCTGTTCATGTCAAATCACAGTATCATCAGTTCCTCCTGAAT is part of the Jaculus jaculus isolate mJacJac1 chromosome X, mJacJac1.mat.Y.cur, whole genome shotgun sequence genome and encodes:
- the LOC101613655 gene encoding LOW QUALITY PROTEIN: vigilin-like (The sequence of the model RefSeq protein was modified relative to this genomic sequence to represent the inferred CDS: deleted 2 bases in 1 codon; substituted 1 base at 1 genomic stop codon); translation: MDSKNKHTIHQKKGFHKQRHGKNVASKDVVSKAPSSDKVTKHLQETNLLKGPQEIVESSSKNIQQAKISISTQAFYLPQEEEYHLFQFGEVTLDNFYAYIMKKTDANLEFAFLQNQGLYLTVSGNPDTVRKAHKEIVEWCREQDLSVTLIPKEEHWSFLGQTGDKEQDLEQNAAKNNKNKFSNKEKACVDSTDKKQIKNKNSNGHFATSAKKHKGVIQRLDMEKALSSMTSGPYSNVSDDVYQETEVHLLIPLPNINEMDIKFIGRKPEVDPSEDCIKEMLDKPQTQTESGDVVKKCPHEFSPSVKKSFLYQILAEFEDLMETSSSGDTSDLETHDGEPSSSGDVFNEIEWNTKDSIISSIYAPSWLHKHIISSKHQYIDKISENMPKVHIHFTDKDNIILKGPLDDVNYAQEQFQLIVKDLMRKLDYAEINSDCKFHKHLIENSNDNISRISEKHQVSIMISPETEKNKLIRIEGESMDVQKAKKELLEFAANSSHEHIQFMSIKHHLHNLIFGRKHERLHEICKKFPDVILSFPYSKDKSDVVQLVGPKPESDKCIQYLEKMLKDIKENNYSITVPILKRLHKRIIGKRGSNIKRISEISNTTIRFPSENSNSEDFVITGYPENCEIAHEWILSIQKYIDNTTKEEIYIPSSLHKSLMNSKKSLITPIMHEGGKFDIYFPRSNTNIQKVIIKGPKETVEKAKRKLLYLVEEEKAKSYSMSVHVKSQYHQFLLNKNGSNVPAVCEKTGARIVLPSTTDEDQELVKIIGRQEAVKNVKKELDFLLKDLENVEEDSVVINRKFHHYFVLRKHQLLREMNEEYGGLAIAFSYAEKQSAKITIKGAKPCVQAAKKHIQNLFMPFDSKVTIQCVIPQKFHSFIMGTICSQIYQITSDYKVQIKFPEKQKTVQNIHLGVKEKEKENVQNNSKGLISDFPSNGDIIYISGHVDNCNAAKKALESLIPVIDEIHVPSNLRPYIMGPKGDGLCRLRKVFGVNIQWSHPEKNCDVISIMGLAANVEQAKIKLQKRVKDLQMEIEDREVKNFKLVVTLDPKQYYKITSYKGLPLAKICTEHGVTIRFPKKASPHIQDEIIITGYKEKTLAARDALIRVLHEIEKRVSKQVSLNRRVRRKISGFHXKAVPKIMNQFQLDIYLPPIGYNNPNITVTGLPDNVRKAIECITNLQKRYLSASTENDLIGVIARVPLLAT